A genomic segment from Xiphophorus maculatus strain JP 163 A chromosome 6, X_maculatus-5.0-male, whole genome shotgun sequence encodes:
- the LOC111608877 gene encoding zinc finger protein 32-like, whose translation MSSAQHLREFIRERLTAAAQEIFTEVEKTIICYEEELDAQRRMMGINWKPEIKLHRVGSELQRQSSDLQQPSVSNEEEASPIQQVWSLASRSSQDQKEEEHQWTEEVQMEPETKLIKEEEEPEPALLKLEQIEYPLTNVKKEEIDSSVFQHEQEPPEHLPTGQDQKNLSSNQEREQLVQKQFAALIETSTLLEDDMNEEETKTEQFSLHISPVVESKDQEGSSSSVSESQSGTSTKKRSFKCDICGRCYTRQWYLKNHYRTHTGERPFSCETCGKSFSQLSDLKVHNKIHTGERPFSCESCRKTFKRIGDLRVHKRIHTGERPFSCKSCGKCFSQIGHLIAHKKTHTGEKPFSCEFCRKRFSENGSLNDHKNIHTGERPFSCELCGKSFYRVSSLNAHKKIHTGERPFPS comes from the exons ATGTCTTCAGCTCAGCATCTCAGAGAGTTTATCAGAGAGAgactaactgctgctgctcaagAAATCTTCACCGAGGTTGAAAAAACCATCATTTGCTACGAGGAAGAGCTCGATGCTCAGCGCAGGATGATGGGGATCAACTGGAAACCAGAAATTAAGCTACACAGAGTCGGTtcggagctgcagagacaaagTTCTG ACCTCCAACAGCCAAGTGTCTCCAATGAGGAGGAAGCTTCTCCCATCCAACAAGTCTGGAGCCTGGCAAGTAGGTCCAGTCAGGatcagaaagaagaagaacatCAGTGGACTGAAGAGGTACAGATGGAACCAGAAACAAAATTGATTaaagaagaggaggaaccagaacctgcacTGCTCAAACTTGAGCAAATAGAATATCCactaacaaatgtaaaaaaagaggaaatagaTTCTTCAGTGTTTCAACATGAACAGGAGCCACCAGAACATTTACCAACTGGACAGGACCAGAAGAACCTCAGCAGCAATCAGGAGAGAGAGCAGCTTGTCCAGAAGCAGTTTGCTGCTTTGATTGAGACTTCTACTCTTCTGGAAGATGATATGAatgaagaagagacaaaaacagagcagttTTCCCTTCATATCTCTCCAGTGGTTGAGAGCAAAGATCAGGAAGGAAGCAGCTCCTCTGTGTCAGAGAGTCAGTCTGGTACCAGTACAAAGAAAAGATCTttcaaatgtgacatttgtggGAGATGTTACACACGACAGTGGTACTTGAAAAACCATTACAGAACTCACACTGGTGAGAGACCTTTTTCATGTGAAACATGCGGAAAAAGTTTCTCACAACTTAGTGATTTAAAAGTCCACAATAAaattcatacaggtgagagACCTTTTTCATGCGAATCATGCAGAAAAACTTTCAAACGAATTGGTGATTTGAGAGTCCACAAGAGaattcatacaggtgagagGCCTTTTTCATGCAAATCATGCGGAAAGTGTTTTTCTCAAATTGGTCATTTAATTGCCCACAAGAAAACtcatacaggtgagaagcctttttcATGCGAATTTTGCAGAAAACGCTTCTCAGAAAATGGTAGTTTAAATGACCACAAGAACATTCATACAGGTGAGAGACCTTTTTCATGCGAattatgtggaaaaagtttctatCGAGTTAGTAGTTTAAATGCCCACAAGAAaattcatacaggtgagagACCTTTTCCATCATGA
- the LOC106700324 gene encoding zinc finger protein 675-like: protein MSSAQHLREFIRERLTAAAQEIFTEVEKTIICYEEELDAQRRMMGINWKPEIKLHRVGSELQRQSSDLQQPSVSNEEEASAIKRVWSLASRSSYDQRQHQWTEEEHMEPEPKWIKKEEEEPQPALLKHEEIEYPLTYVRKEELESSVLQHEQQPLEHLLTGQDQKNLCSSQEGEQLVQKQFAALIETSTLQEDDMNEEERRTEQLSLHISPVIERKDQEGSSSSVSESQSGTSTQKRSFKCDVCGRCYTQQYKLKNHYKTHTGERRFSCEICGKSFFLSYILKCHKTTHTGERPFSCQLCGKKFSRHGHLKDHKRTHTGEKPFSCQSCGKSFCQISILNRHKTIHTGEKPFSCQSCGKSFCQMSILNRHKTIHTSVKPFPCQTCGRRFSRRDNLNSHMKTHTGRGLR from the exons ATGTCTTCAGCTCAGCATCTCAGAGAGTTTATCAGAGAGAgactaactgctgctgctcaagAAATCTTCACCGAGGTTGAAAAAACCATCATTTGCTACGAGGAAGAGCTCGATGCTCAGCGCAGGATGATGGGGATCAACTGGAAACCAGAAATTAAGCTACACAGAGTCGGTtcggagctgcagagacaaagTTCTG ACCTCCAACAGCCAAGTGTCTCCAATGAGGAAGAAGCTTCTGCCATTAAACGAGTCTGGAGCCTGGCAAGTAGATCCAGTTATGACCAGAGACAACATCAGTGGACTGAAGAGGAACAtatggaaccagaaccaaaatggattaaaaaagaagaggaggaaccaCAACCTGCACTTCTCAAACATGAGGAAATAGAATATCCACTAACATATGTAAGAAAAGAGGAACTAGAGTCTTCCGTGCTTCAACATGAACAGCAGCCACTAGAACATTTACTAACTGGACAGGACCAGAAGAACCTCTGCAGCAGTCAGGAGGGAGAGCAGCTTGTCCAGAAGCAGTTTGCTGCTTTGATTGAGACTTCTACTCTTCAGGAAGATGATATgaatgaagaagagagaagaacaGAGCAGCTTTCCCTTCATATCTCTCCAGTGATTGAGAGAAAAGATCAGGAAGGAAGCAGCTCCTCTGTGTCAGAGAGTCAGTCTGGTACCAGTACACAGAAAAGATCTTTCAAATGTGATGTTTGTGGGAGATGTTACACACAACAGTATAAATTGAAAAACCATTACAAAACTCACACTGGTGAGAGACGTTTTTCATGTGAAATATGcggaaaaagtttttttctaagttatattttaaaatgtcacaagaCAACTCATACAGGTGAGAGACCTTTTTCATGCCAGTTATGCGGAAAGAAATTCTCTCGACATGGTCATTTAAAGGACCACAAAAGAACTCATACGGGTgagaagcctttttcatgtCAGTCATGTGGAAAGAGTTTCTGTCAAATTAGTATTTTAAATCGTCACAAGACgattcatacaggtgagaagcctttttcATGCCAgtcatgtggaaaaagtttctgtCAAATGAGTATTTTAAATCGTCACAAGACGATTCATACAAGTGTGAAGCCTTTTCCTTGTCAAACATGTGGGAGAAGATTCAGTCGAAGGGATAATTTGAACAGTCACATGAAAACTCATACAGGCCGGGGACTGCGTTGA
- the LOC111608881 gene encoding zinc finger protein 239-like, whose translation MMSSFVPTDLQQPSVSNEEAASAIKRVWSLASRSSQDQKEAEHQWTEEVQMEPEPKRIKKEENKPEPALLRHEEIEYRLIYVRKEELDSSVLQHEQQPPEHLPTGQDQKNLCSSQEGEQLVQKQFAALIETSTLQEDDMSEEERRTEQLSLHISPVVESKDQEGSSSSVSESQSGTSTKKRSFKCDICGRCYPQQYKLKNHYKTHTGERPFSCEVCGKSFSLSYILKCHKTTHTGERPFSCQLCGKRFSRLGNLKDHKRIHTGEKPFSCQSCGKSFCQISVLNRHKKIHTGEKLFSCQSCGRSFTRSSTLNDHKKIHAGERPFSCQSCGKSFCQLRILNRHKTIHRSEKPFPCQTCGRGFSRRDALNSHMKTHTGQGLR comes from the coding sequence aTGATGTCATCCTTTGTTCCCACAGACCTCCAACAGCCAAGTGTCTCCAATGAGGAGGCAGCTTCTGCCATTAAACGAGTCTGGAGCCTGGCAAGTAGGTCCAGTCAGGACCAGAAAGAAGCAGAACATCAGTGGACTGAAGAGGTACagatggaaccagaaccaaaaaggattaaaaaagaagaaaacaaaccagaaccTGCACTGCTCAGACATGAGGAAATAGAATATCGACTAATATACGTAAGAAAGGAGGAGCTAGATTCTTCAGTGCTTCAACATGAACAGCAGCCACCTGAACATTTACCAACTGGACAGGACCAGAAGAATCTCTGCAGCAGTCAGGAGGGAGAGCAGCTTGTCCAGAAGCAGTTTGCTGCTTTGATTGAGACTTCTACTCTTCAGGAAGATGATATGagtgaagaagagagaagaacaGAGCAGCTTTCCCTTCATATCTCTCCAGTGGTTGAGAGCAAAGATCAGGAAGGAAGCAGCTCCTCTGTGTCAGAGAGTCAGTCTGGTACCAGTACAAAGAAAAGAtcttttaaatgtgacatttgtggGAGATGTTACCCACAACAGTATAAATTGAAAAACCATTACAAAACTCACACTGGTGAGAGACCTTTTTCATGTGAAGTATGCGGAAAAAGTTTTTCTctaagttatattttaaaatgtcacaagaCAACTCATACAGGTGAGAGACCTTTTTCATGCCAGTTATGCGGAAAGAGATTCTCTCGACTTGGTAATTTAAAGGACCACAAAAGaattcatacaggtgagaagcctttttcatgtCAGTCATGTGGAAAGAGTTTCTGTCAAATTAGTGTTTTAAATCGTCACAAGAAaattcatacaggtgagaagcTTTTTTCATGCCAGTCATGTGGAAGAAGTTTTACTCGAAGTAGTACTTTAAATGACCACAAGAAAATTCATGCTGGGGAGAGGCCTTTTTCATGCCAgtcatgtggaaaaagtttctgtCAATTGAGAATTTTAAATCGTCACAAGACGATTCATAGAAGTGAGAAGCCTTTTCCTTGTCAAACATGTGGGAGAGGATTTAGTCGAAGGGATGCTTTGAACAGTCACATGAAAACTCATACAGGTCAGGGACTGCGTTGA